The stretch of DNA GTATAATCTTTCTTTGCTTCATACTTTTTAAGATCATCTTCCCATCCACTGATAGCAGCTTTTTTAGTGATAACCAAAATCTTTTTACAAGTTAGATGCTCTACTGCATCAATTACCATTAGAGTTTTACCGCTTCGCTCTGGTGCTTGGACGATTGCTAATAAGTGCTGTATTATTAGCTTTTGGATTTGCTTTGAGCCTTGTATTTGTAGTAGGAGTAGTGTTATTGCCATTATGCTACCTCTTACGCTGTTTTTACGTTATTGTTAGTCAAATAGCTAACTATCGCCTGCAATGGGTAGCGTACTGCTCCACGTCCTCCCGGTGTATCTTTCTTTTGATACTCTGGTCCTATACCCTGCTCTTTTAGCCGGTCAAGTGTAGCTACTGAAATGCCTAATACCTTTGCAGCTTGTTTTCTGGTAAGTGCGGCTGTTTTGTAAGTCTCAAAGAGTGTTTTGTATAGGTCTCTTTGTAGTTCGTCCATTTGTAGTTACCTCCATCAAGTTTGTTTTATTAGCTAAAACTTGATGAAAGTATATGATTATGTAGAATTTTAAAAGGGAGTGATTTTGTCCAAATATCTATATTTAGCCTTTTTATAAAAAATAACTTAAAAAGGACAAAAAAATAAAAAAGCAATAGCTTTTTAAAGCTATTTTAAAAACAACCAATTTTCAAGAGATTTTTCTCTTGAAATGAGTTTGATTTTGAAAGCACTTTTAAGAGTTTAATCTAAAATTATAACTTTAGATTAGAGTGCTTTTACAATCAAACTAAGTTG from Hydrogenimonas thermophila encodes:
- a CDS encoding helix-turn-helix domain-containing protein, which produces MDELQRDLYKTLFETYKTAALTRKQAAKVLGISVATLDRLKEQGIGPEYQKKDTPGGRGAVRYPLQAIVSYLTNNNVKTA